The following coding sequences are from one Mastomys coucha isolate ucsf_1 unplaced genomic scaffold, UCSF_Mcou_1 pScaffold9, whole genome shotgun sequence window:
- the LOC116085330 gene encoding bcl-2-binding component 3, isoforms 3/4-like produces the protein MRALSPEARQEPLGPAGGKGAVQPSLAKRPARRSLLLGPDPRLRPPQPPAQSLPGRATERPPWEDHGARFLLLPPAPGPRPLPGRRSLQSRGGSALSATGASSLFGPRGLATRERRRGGGATGGSQPTCGPGPRHQGDKDTRNHRSCCCHHHRKRLSGRATTGRKLPLSRIWAAVSGMRKKLEIHISNCSLWGEDQCHPSSDTQNTNPLDE, from the exons ATGCGGGCCCTCTCCCCGGAAGCCCGCCAGGAGCCTTTAGGACCCGCTGGTGGGAAAGGAGCTGTCCAGCCGTCCCTCGCCAAGCGGCCTGCACGCCGCTCCCTCCTCCTAGGTCCCGACCCTAGGCTCCGGCCTCCGCAGCCGCCTGCGCAGAGCCTTCCGGGCCGGGCCACCGAGAGGCCACCGTGGGAGGACCACGGCGCGAGGTTTCTCCTCCTCCCGCCCGCCCCAGGGCCGAGGCCGTTGCCAGGGAGACGGAGCTTGCAGTCCAGAGGGGGCTCGGCTCTTTCCGCGACTGGCGCATCTTCGCTGTTCGGACCCCGCGGCCTCGCCACCCGAGAGAGACGGAGAGGCGGAGGCGCAACGGGAGGCTCCCAACCCACCTGCGGGCCAGGGCCACGACACCAGGGGGACAAAGACACCCGGAACCACCgcagctgctgctgccaccaccaccggaAACGCCTCTCCGGAAGAGCGACCACTGGTCGGAAGCTGCCACTCTCCCGGATATG GGCTGCCGTCTCAGGTAtgaggaagaaattagaaatCCACATCAGTAACTGTTCATTGTGGGGTGAAGATCAGTGCCATCCTTCCAGTGACACCCAAAACACCAACCCTTTGGATGAATGA